A stretch of the Pseudomonas helvetica genome encodes the following:
- a CDS encoding HD domain-containing protein, translating to MNAHARFTHMKEGTQEDWAIIAADFSAYAKQLPTRIVAHLKLLEGDFGGFPVDRLTHSLQTATRAWRDGRDEEYVVCALLHDIGDTLGSYNHPDIAAAILKPFVSPENLWMVEKHGIFQGYYFFHHLGMDRHLREQFREHPQYRQTLEFCARYDAAAFDPDYKTLPLSFFEPMMERLFARPKNSIYMAAMEEYAPV from the coding sequence ATGAATGCGCACGCCCGTTTCACCCACATGAAGGAGGGTACGCAGGAAGACTGGGCGATCATCGCCGCGGACTTCAGTGCCTACGCCAAACAATTGCCGACACGGATTGTGGCGCACCTGAAACTGCTGGAGGGTGATTTTGGCGGTTTCCCGGTCGATCGGCTGACCCACTCACTGCAAACCGCCACCCGCGCCTGGCGCGATGGCCGGGATGAGGAATACGTGGTGTGTGCGCTGCTCCACGACATTGGCGATACCCTTGGCTCCTACAACCACCCGGACATTGCGGCAGCGATCCTCAAGCCATTCGTCAGCCCTGAAAACCTGTGGATGGTCGAAAAGCACGGGATTTTCCAGGGCTACTATTTTTTCCATCACCTGGGCATGGACCGGCACCTGCGCGAGCAGTTTCGCGAACACCCGCAGTACCGGCAAACCCTCGAGTTCTGCGCCAGGTATGACGCGGCAGCCTTTGATCCAGACTACAAGACCCTGCCGCTGAGTTTCTTCGAACCGATGATGGAACGCCTGTTTGCCCGGCCGAAAAACTCGATCTACATGGCAGCGATGGAAGAATACGCACCGGTCTGA
- a CDS encoding DUF962 domain-containing protein has protein sequence MENIKRFSSFAEFYPYYLSEHSNSVCRRLHFVGTSLVLFILAFAIGKGAWLLLLALPLAGYSFAWVGHFFFEKNRPATFQHPFYSLLGDFIMYRDMILGKVPF, from the coding sequence GTGGAAAACATCAAACGTTTCAGCAGCTTCGCCGAGTTTTACCCGTATTACCTCAGCGAACACAGCAACAGTGTCTGCCGACGCCTGCACTTTGTCGGCACCAGCCTGGTGCTTTTCATCCTGGCCTTCGCTATCGGCAAAGGTGCCTGGCTGTTGTTGCTGGCCCTGCCTCTGGCCGGCTACAGCTTCGCCTGGGTCGGACACTTTTTCTTTGAAAAAAACCGGCCAGCGACATTCCAGCATCCGTTTTACAGCCTGCTCGGTGACTTCATCATGTATCGCGACATGATCCTCGGCAAAGTGCCTTTCTAG
- a CDS encoding UDP-2,3-diacylglucosamine diphosphatase, which produces MTSAERAKPSRKQRVRTLWISDVHLGTRDCQAEHLSQFLKGYQADKIYLVGDIIDGWKLRSGMYWPQAHTNVIRRLLTMSKRGTEVIYITGNHDEFLRRYSKLILGNIQLVDEAVHVTADGRHLLVIHGDQFDVITRYHRWLAFLGDSAYELTLTLNRWLNHWRARYGYGYWSLSAYLKHKVKTAVSFISDFEEAIAHECVKRELHGVVCGHIHHAEIRKVGEVDYLNCGDWVESCTALIEHLDGTIELYRLADAQAREAQLKAVKVAEPA; this is translated from the coding sequence ATGACCAGCGCCGAACGTGCAAAACCCAGCCGTAAACAACGCGTGCGCACCTTGTGGATCTCCGATGTGCACCTCGGCACCCGGGATTGTCAGGCCGAGCATTTGTCACAGTTTCTCAAGGGCTATCAGGCTGACAAGATCTATCTGGTCGGCGACATCATCGATGGCTGGAAGCTGCGCAGCGGCATGTACTGGCCGCAGGCTCACACCAACGTCATTCGCCGTTTGCTGACCATGAGCAAGCGCGGCACCGAGGTGATTTATATCACCGGCAACCACGACGAGTTTTTGCGGCGTTATTCGAAGCTGATCCTGGGCAATATTCAGTTGGTGGACGAGGCGGTCCACGTCACCGCGGATGGCCGGCACCTGTTGGTGATTCATGGCGATCAGTTCGATGTGATCACGCGTTATCACCGCTGGCTGGCGTTTCTCGGCGACTCGGCCTATGAGCTCACTCTGACCCTCAACCGCTGGCTCAACCACTGGCGTGCACGGTACGGCTACGGTTACTGGTCGTTGTCGGCGTACCTCAAGCACAAAGTCAAAACCGCGGTCAGCTTCATCAGCGATTTCGAAGAGGCCATCGCCCACGAGTGTGTCAAACGCGAGCTGCACGGGGTGGTTTGCGGGCACATCCACCACGCGGAAATCCGCAAGGTCGGTGAGGTGGATTACCTCAATTGCGGAGATTGGGTGGAGTCGTGCACGGCCTTGATCGAGCATTTGGACGGCACGATCGAGTTGTACCGGTTGGCGGATGCGCAGGCGCGCGAGGCACAACTCAAGGCCGTTAAGGTTGCTGAACCGGCTTGA